The Kitasatospora paranensis genome has a window encoding:
- a CDS encoding TetR/AcrR family transcriptional regulator, whose translation MPDAEPRARRSRLSEDRERELHSAVIDLLREAGYDALTMDAIAARTRSSKATLYRQWGGKPELVVAALRSCRPITAADIDTGTLRGDLHELVRLRCGTSVRDASLMRALGQALHKDPDLMRAFRTLVVEPENAALDTMLRRGADRGEITPGRPAARFVPHMVLGALAARPLLEGAEADPAYLAEYVDAVVLPALGL comes from the coding sequence ATGCCGGACGCCGAGCCGAGGGCCCGCCGCAGCAGGCTCTCCGAGGACCGCGAACGCGAGCTCCACAGCGCCGTCATCGACCTGCTCCGCGAAGCCGGGTACGACGCGCTCACCATGGACGCCATCGCCGCGCGCACCCGCTCCAGCAAGGCCACCCTCTACCGCCAGTGGGGCGGCAAGCCCGAACTCGTCGTCGCCGCCCTGCGCAGCTGCCGCCCGATCACGGCCGCCGACATCGACACCGGCACCCTCCGCGGCGACCTGCACGAACTCGTCCGGCTGCGCTGCGGCACCTCCGTCCGGGACGCCTCCCTGATGCGCGCCCTCGGCCAGGCCCTGCACAAGGACCCGGACCTGATGCGGGCCTTCCGCACCCTCGTCGTCGAGCCCGAGAACGCCGCACTGGACACCATGCTCCGGCGCGGCGCCGACCGCGGCGAGATCACCCCCGGCCGACCCGCCGCCCGCTTCGTGCCGCACATGGTGCTCGGCGCGCTGGCCGCCCGCCCGCTGCTGGAGGGCGCCGAGGCCGACCCGGCCTACCTCGCGGAGTACGTCGACGCGGTCGTCCTCCCCGCGCTCGGCCTCTGA